From the Alteromonas sp. CI.11.F.A3 genome, the window AACGCCTCATTGCACTCGTTTATGCTTAAGCTAGGTGATAATACCAACATGGGTTCGCGGGAATTCGCAAAGGCTGATGCCATTAGTTGGAAGGATTGTTCTGCTTGCCTTTGCTGCGTAATGTCTCTGGTGGTGCCCACTATTTGCAAGGCTTCACCGCTACTACCACGCTTAAGCACACGCCCTCTCAAACGAATCCATTGCAACTTACCTTGTATGCTCATACGAAAGGAAAGTTCTATGCGTTCGCGGCCGCCATGAAGCGCCATCGTCCATTGAAACTGTAAGTTTTCCATGTCGTCTTCATGCACTAACGCCATTAAGTCGATTGGCGTTCCTGACCAGGTAGATTCACTTTCTGAATTGAGCGAAAACGCTCGAATATCAATGATGTCATGGCTTGCTTGCCAATCCCAAAATGACGCTTGCGATGCCCACAAAGCGAGCTCTAATTTTTTCTGTGATTGCTGACTGAAAAGTAGTGCGTTATATAGCTCGTCAGACTTTAGCAGCAGCAAGGATTCAGCGTTTTCTCTGGCCGCTTTTTCACGCTGAAGCCGCCTTTCTAAGCTCTGTAGTTTTTTCTCTAGAGGATCTAGATTGGCGCCCACCGGCTACACAACCTGAATACTAAATTCGTACGTATGAGGGAATGACATCTGATGAGTTTCACGTTCTAGGGTGCAGCCGAAATGTACCGCTGCGGCATCCATTAGCCCTTCAGCAAGGGGATATAACTCTCGTTCAGAGAAGTAGCGCAAGCGCATACCGGTATCAGTTCTAGATATCACGGTAAAGCGCGGTAAATCAGCATCTGGATAGAGTTTTCGCACTTGTACATGAATGTCACCATCTAGGTGTTCTAGCAACTGCAAAATGTCTTTTGTGTCTGCAAGTACATTGCCGTGTACTGCTGCTAACTTACCAAAAAGGTAAACCCCAAAATCGTAAAGCAGTTCATTGACTGACTTACCGGTTTTCGCGGCAAGAATAGATAAAATTTTCTGCATTTCTTCAAAAGGGTAATAGCCGACCGCAGTATAGGCACCATCATTAGTTAACTCAGCTTCTACTATCACTTCGTCAGCAAATTCAGGCGATACCTTTTCTTCTAGCATGTCTATAAGCGAAGTAAATACAATCCCTAACATACGGTCTCCTTATACGATTAATAATAGTGTAGTTCAGTCCCACTCAACGACAACCATTGTTTAGGAAATATCGTTGTCCTGGCCCTCTGGACTATCATCACTTGGGGCACTTTGACTTTGTACCACTTCAACACCATCAACCCGCTGTAAACCGCGTGGTAATTTGTTTCCTCTGCGTCCTCGCTCTCCATAATAATGTTCCAAATCTGAAGCAGATAAGGTCATATTACGTTTACCCGCAGTCACTTTTAATGAAGCCCCATCAGGCACTACAGCTAACACCGTCACAAATTCTTCGCGGGATTGTGCTTTGGCACCAGGAATATTAATTAGTTTGTTCCCTTTTCCTTTACCTAAGCTAGGTAAGTCTTTAAGCGGGAACAACAACATACGCCCTTCGTTAGAAATGGTTAAGCACCAATCTGATTCAGGGTTAGTAACAGGTTTAGGGATCATTACCTTGGCTGCGGTTGGCAAAGAAAGGTAGGCTTTCCCTGCTTTATTCTTGCTCACCATGTCTTTAAATGTGCCAAGGAAGCCGTAGCCTGCATCGGAGCCTACCAAAAACTTAGCTTCGTCGGATGCCATAATA encodes:
- a CDS encoding heme NO-binding domain-containing protein, translated to MLGIVFTSLIDMLEEKVSPEFADEVIVEAELTNDGAYTAVGYYPFEEMQKILSILAAKTGKSVNELLYDFGVYLFGKLAAVHGNVLADTKDILQLLEHLDGDIHVQVRKLYPDADLPRFTVISRTDTGMRLRYFSERELYPLAEGLMDAAAVHFGCTLERETHQMSFPHTYEFSIQVV